The following are encoded in a window of Corynebacterium argentoratense DSM 44202 genomic DNA:
- a CDS encoding AI-2E family transporter: MHDTDVASHAHPRDRTGVIIEGLKQLAWWSLRILVILAGTYVTWLLLGKFWRGILPVALAIIVTTVLWTPTQWLCRLKLPRAVAALITLLGSVGVVGAFFAFIAPSVAQQMPGLYFQGFEGIQRIELWLQGPPLNLHDEDLNNYFASGTAWLQNQSGTIAERLFAGLGKASSIVVNVGIVLVLTFFFLKDGDRFLPWLNSVVGRRAGGPLRELLARCWVTLSGFIRAQAIVSFVDAAFIGLALVIMGIPLALVLAMLTFFAGFVPIVGAFVAGALAVMVAFVAKGLTAAIVVLVIVVAVQQLEGNILSPLLQSRAMNLHPAVVLLSVTIGGSLFGILGAFFAVPVAAMVAVLLRFIGDMIDLKTGARTPEEVEFVSQREFFSELFPTTPARSEAACPKDE, encoded by the coding sequence CTGCACGATACTGACGTCGCGTCACACGCTCACCCACGCGACCGTACCGGCGTCATCATTGAGGGTTTAAAACAGCTCGCGTGGTGGTCTCTACGCATCTTGGTAATCCTGGCAGGCACCTATGTCACCTGGCTGTTATTGGGTAAATTCTGGCGTGGCATCCTGCCCGTCGCTTTGGCGATCATCGTCACCACCGTGCTGTGGACTCCGACGCAGTGGCTGTGCCGGCTCAAACTGCCGCGTGCGGTCGCCGCTCTGATCACTTTGCTCGGCAGTGTTGGAGTGGTAGGGGCATTCTTCGCTTTCATCGCACCGAGTGTGGCACAGCAGATGCCCGGCTTATATTTTCAAGGGTTCGAGGGGATCCAGCGCATTGAACTGTGGTTGCAAGGCCCGCCGCTGAATCTACACGATGAAGACCTCAACAATTACTTCGCCTCCGGCACAGCCTGGTTGCAAAATCAGTCGGGCACTATCGCCGAGCGCCTGTTCGCCGGTTTGGGTAAGGCATCGAGCATCGTCGTCAACGTGGGTATTGTTTTGGTTCTCACCTTCTTTTTCCTTAAAGATGGGGACCGCTTCCTGCCCTGGCTTAACTCTGTGGTCGGCCGACGTGCGGGGGGCCCTTTAAGGGAACTACTCGCCCGCTGCTGGGTCACCTTGTCGGGCTTCATTCGAGCTCAGGCGATCGTTTCGTTTGTTGACGCCGCGTTCATTGGCCTTGCTCTGGTCATCATGGGGATTCCACTGGCTCTGGTTCTGGCGATGCTGACATTCTTTGCGGGGTTCGTCCCGATCGTTGGGGCATTCGTTGCCGGCGCACTGGCTGTCATGGTGGCGTTTGTGGCTAAGGGGCTGACCGCCGCCATTGTTGTACTGGTGATCGTCGTTGCCGTGCAGCAGCTAGAAGGCAATATTTTGTCACCGCTGTTGCAGTCGAGAGCGATGAATCTTCACCCGGCCGTGGTGCTGTTGTCCGTCACTATCGGCGGTTCCCTTTTTGGGATCCTCGGCGCGTTTTTTGCTGTGCCGGTCGCCGCGATGGTCGCTGTGCTGCTGCGCTTCATTGGCGACATGATTGATCTAAAAACCGGCGCCCGAACACCTGAAGAGGTGGAGTTTGTGTCGCAGCGAGAATTTTTTTCTGAGCTTTTTCCCACCACACCTGCCCGATCCGAAGCGGCATGCCCAAAAGATGAATAA
- the metS gene encoding methionine/alanine import NSS transporter subunit MetS — MSGIAVMMMVLFMVVIWGGLAASIATLRRHPDEQSGLLGSNDYATDDALIAHEGH; from the coding sequence ATGAGTGGTATTGCCGTAATGATGATGGTGTTGTTCATGGTTGTGATCTGGGGTGGCCTCGCTGCTTCGATCGCCACGTTGCGCCGCCACCCGGATGAGCAGTCCGGCTTGCTGGGTAGCAATGACTACGCCACGGACGACGCACTGATCGCCCACGAAGGACACTAA
- a CDS encoding DUF6542 domain-containing protein produces the protein MTSQPARTSRPTPPPRRAGGFGIPLWSALSILVATLATGVLLSVLGSHLGWQYLACFAVGALLTSLLVEVRGLSIFAACVPIFFAFATPVASWFVSDSMAPDASKGSLGRADMVAAVYPLTVFFPALLIVTLLVCFIGLLRYLAARNRARARAAALARARRKEQSADRANVAATTRVRTRRARGERPQQVTVDELLRTRGATHSSRRRASASGERRVVVDRQQTTRLGGDTPRTRPPRTQSSTAYREFRPREGHRDAPRYRDSRRDSR, from the coding sequence GTGACTTCACAGCCTGCGCGCACTTCGCGCCCCACTCCCCCGCCCCGCAGGGCCGGTGGTTTTGGCATACCGCTGTGGTCTGCCCTATCGATACTGGTCGCCACGTTGGCTACCGGTGTGCTTCTCAGCGTCCTTGGCTCTCACCTGGGTTGGCAATACCTAGCATGTTTCGCGGTTGGTGCGCTACTGACTTCCCTTCTGGTTGAGGTCCGCGGCTTAAGCATTTTCGCAGCATGCGTCCCTATTTTCTTCGCTTTTGCAACCCCCGTGGCGTCATGGTTTGTATCGGATTCCATGGCTCCGGACGCGTCGAAGGGGTCCTTGGGGCGTGCGGACATGGTCGCCGCGGTGTACCCACTGACTGTGTTTTTCCCTGCGCTGTTGATCGTCACGCTGCTGGTATGTTTCATCGGGTTGCTGCGCTATTTGGCTGCCCGTAACCGTGCGCGAGCACGCGCCGCTGCGCTCGCTCGCGCTCGCAGAAAAGAACAGTCGGCAGACAGGGCGAATGTGGCTGCGACAACCCGTGTACGCACCCGCCGCGCCCGTGGCGAGCGCCCACAACAGGTCACAGTCGACGAGCTACTGCGGACACGAGGCGCCACGCATTCTTCACGACGCCGCGCCAGCGCTTCGGGAGAGCGCCGGGTCGTTGTTGACCGCCAACAGACCACCCGACTAGGCGGCGATACTCCCCGAACGCGGCCCCCACGCACGCAAAGCAGCACTGCTTATCGCGAATTCCGCCCGCGTGAGGGACATCGCGATGCTCCTCGCTATCGTGATAGCCGCCGCGACAGCCGCTAG
- a CDS encoding 4-hydroxy-3-methylbut-2-enyl diphosphate reductase, with translation MTDTAKKVLLAAPRGYCAGVDRAVETVERALEKYGAPVYVRKEIVHNRYVVDTLAERGAIFVDETTEVPEGAHLVFSAHGVSPAVHSEAKELSLHTLDATCPLVTKVHNEVKRFAKAGYQILLIGHEGHEEVEGTAGEAPDVVHLVDGVEGVERLEFSDDDKLIWLSQTTLSVDETMTIVQLLKQKFPNLQDPPSDDICYATQNRQVAVKAIASQCDLVIVVGSQNSSNSKRLVEVALQNGAAASYLVDYAHQIEPEWLEGVKTIGLTSGASVPEILVQGVLDLVAEHGFNDVETVTTASEKLVFGLPRELRPADRSKR, from the coding sequence ATGACAGACACGGCGAAGAAAGTCCTTTTGGCCGCGCCTCGCGGATATTGTGCCGGCGTTGACCGGGCGGTGGAAACCGTGGAACGCGCACTAGAAAAATACGGTGCCCCCGTCTACGTGCGCAAAGAAATCGTCCACAACCGTTATGTGGTGGACACCCTGGCCGAGCGTGGCGCCATCTTCGTCGATGAAACCACCGAAGTTCCTGAAGGTGCCCACCTGGTGTTCTCCGCGCATGGTGTGAGCCCTGCCGTGCATAGCGAAGCTAAAGAGCTATCCCTTCACACTCTCGACGCCACCTGCCCGCTGGTGACCAAGGTGCACAATGAGGTCAAGCGTTTCGCGAAAGCTGGCTACCAGATCCTGCTGATTGGCCACGAAGGCCATGAAGAAGTCGAGGGCACCGCTGGCGAAGCGCCTGATGTTGTTCACCTCGTGGACGGGGTAGAGGGGGTTGAACGACTGGAGTTCTCGGACGATGACAAGCTGATCTGGTTGTCACAAACCACCCTGTCTGTCGACGAGACCATGACCATCGTGCAGCTGCTCAAGCAGAAGTTCCCTAACTTGCAAGATCCGCCGAGCGACGACATTTGCTACGCCACCCAGAACCGCCAGGTAGCAGTCAAAGCAATCGCGTCCCAGTGCGATCTGGTGATCGTTGTTGGCTCGCAGAATAGCTCGAACTCTAAGCGTTTGGTGGAGGTTGCGCTGCAAAATGGTGCGGCCGCAAGTTACCTTGTGGATTACGCCCATCAAATCGAACCCGAATGGCTCGAAGGGGTTAAAACCATTGGGCTTACCTCCGGCGCATCCGTTCCGGAGATTCTGGTGCAGGGAGTGCTCGACCTCGTAGCCGAACATGGATTTAATGACGTCGAGACAGTCACTACCGCAAGCGAAAAATTGGTCTTTGGCCTTCCGCGTGAACTCCGTCCGGCCGATCGATCGAAGCGATAA
- a CDS encoding sodium-dependent transporter, protein MAAQEVSSPERREVFSSRMAFLLAAIGSAVGLGNIWRFPYVAYESGGGAFLVPYLLALLTAGIPLLFLDYALGHRYRGAAPLAFRRIKSWAEPVGWIQTGICFFITIYYAAIIAWAALYTVKSLNKAWGEVPQDYFFKSFLRMDDSQTFSTSIVPQIAVALAIVWIVAILVLAMGVDSGIGRASKIFMPILTVLFLIVVIAALFLPGAGTGLDALFTPRWEALKDPSIWVAAYGQIFFSLSVGFGIMLTYSSYLKPRTNLTGTGLVTGFANSSFELLAGIGVFAALGFMANQQNVAVDEVVSSGIGLAFIAFPTIINNMPMGAIFGTLFFGSLTIAGFTSLFSLLEVVVSGVKDKLNLERKTAAIGVGVAMALLSLALFSTTSGLVTLDIMDKFTNNVGIVAIALISIVVIDWILRRIDELALHLNAVSSFKVGTIWRICVVNVTTIVLGYTLLQELISLIKEPYGGYSHTQVLLYGWGVLAVVVLGSFMISVMPWKGNQPLQGPPGSDFGVDPNSLELSVERPQKYVPDNGDAVPATKEA, encoded by the coding sequence ATGGCTGCACAGGAAGTTTCAAGCCCTGAGCGCCGCGAAGTGTTCTCATCCCGCATGGCATTTTTGCTGGCCGCTATCGGCTCAGCTGTGGGCTTGGGCAACATTTGGCGCTTCCCTTACGTCGCGTATGAATCCGGCGGCGGCGCATTCCTCGTTCCGTACCTGTTAGCGCTACTAACCGCAGGTATCCCCCTGCTCTTCCTCGACTACGCACTGGGCCACCGCTACCGCGGCGCCGCCCCCTTGGCTTTCCGCCGCATCAAGAGCTGGGCAGAACCGGTTGGTTGGATTCAGACAGGCATCTGTTTCTTCATCACCATTTACTATGCAGCCATCATCGCCTGGGCAGCCCTCTACACCGTCAAGTCGCTGAACAAGGCATGGGGCGAGGTACCACAGGACTACTTCTTCAAGTCCTTCCTCAGGATGGACGATTCCCAGACTTTCTCCACCTCGATCGTTCCTCAGATCGCGGTCGCTTTGGCCATCGTGTGGATCGTCGCCATCCTCGTTCTGGCGATGGGCGTTGACTCTGGCATCGGCCGGGCGTCAAAGATCTTCATGCCGATCCTGACCGTCCTCTTCTTAATTGTTGTCATCGCTGCCCTGTTCCTGCCGGGCGCGGGCACCGGCCTCGATGCACTGTTTACTCCGCGTTGGGAAGCTCTGAAGGACCCGAGCATCTGGGTCGCAGCATACGGTCAGATCTTCTTCTCCCTATCTGTCGGCTTCGGCATTATGCTGACCTACTCCTCCTACCTCAAGCCCCGCACTAACCTGACCGGCACCGGCCTGGTCACTGGTTTCGCGAACTCTTCTTTCGAGCTGCTCGCAGGTATCGGCGTCTTCGCCGCTCTGGGTTTCATGGCTAACCAGCAAAACGTTGCCGTGGATGAGGTCGTGAGCTCCGGCATTGGCTTGGCGTTCATCGCGTTCCCGACCATCATCAACAACATGCCAATGGGCGCCATCTTCGGCACCCTGTTCTTCGGCTCCCTGACCATCGCCGGATTCACCTCCCTGTTCTCGCTCCTTGAGGTCGTTGTCTCCGGTGTCAAGGACAAGCTCAATCTCGAGCGCAAGACTGCCGCCATCGGTGTTGGTGTTGCGATGGCTCTGCTCTCCCTGGCGTTGTTCTCCACCACCTCGGGCTTGGTCACCCTGGACATCATGGACAAGTTCACCAACAACGTTGGCATCGTCGCCATCGCTTTGATCTCCATCGTCGTGATCGACTGGATCCTGCGCCGCATCGACGAGCTTGCCCTCCACCTCAACGCTGTCTCCTCCTTCAAGGTCGGCACCATCTGGCGTATCTGCGTCGTGAACGTCACGACCATCGTCCTGGGCTACACCCTGCTGCAGGAGCTCATCTCCCTCATCAAGGAGCCCTACGGCGGCTACTCGCACACCCAGGTACTGCTCTACGGCTGGGGTGTTCTGGCTGTCGTCGTACTCGGTTCCTTCATGATCTCTGTGATGCCGTGGAAGGGTAACCAGCCGCTGCAGGGCCCGCCCGGCTCGGACTTCGGTGTCGACCCCAATTCCTTGGAGCTCAGCGTGGAGCGCCCGCAAAAGTACGTTCCCGACAATGGGGATGCCGTTCCCGCAACGAAGGAGGCCTAA